A single genomic interval of Chroicocephalus ridibundus chromosome 23, bChrRid1.1, whole genome shotgun sequence harbors:
- the ANKRD39 gene encoding ankyrin repeat domain-containing protein 39, with the protein MAAGRPSPPGPCCPSRVAVPSVHQSLPEMDFERGIWSAARDGDERRVLELLERRGGPSQPDTAGYTALHYASRNGHLGVCRLLLQRGARCDARTPGGATPLHRASYCGHLAVARLLLAHGADPAAADGDGLTSLHKAAEQGHPELCALLLRHSPALVTVADVKGRRPRDVATAGVRDLLDTWDQESHRPEGQAVTPEPVSHGISPRKDLGPDRRDVINKNN; encoded by the exons atgGCGGCGGGCCGCCCGTCTCCGCCcggtccctgctgccccagccgGGTGGCGGTGCCCAGCGTGCACCAAAGCCTGCCCGAGATGGACTTCGAGAGGG ggatCTGGTCGGCGGCGCGGGACGGGGACGAGCGGcgggtgctggagctgctggagcgacGGGGGGGGCCCAGCCAGCCCGACACGGCGGGGTACACGGCGCTG cactACGCCAGCCGCAACGGGCACCTGGGGGTCTGCCGGCTGCTGCTGCAACGGGGGGCCCGCTGCGACGCCCGCACCCCCGGGGGGGCCACCCCGCTGCACCGCGCCAGCTACTGCGGCCACCTGGCCGTCGCCCGGCTACTGCTAGCCCACGGCGCTGACCCGGCTGCCGCCGACGGGGACGGCCTCACCAGCCTGCACAAG GCGGCCGAGCAAGGCCACCCGGAGCTCTGCGCCCTGCTCCTGCGGCACAGCCCGGCGCTGGTCACCGTCGCCGACGTCAAGGGCCGGCGGCCTCGCGACGTGGCCACCGCGGGGGTGAGGGACCTGCTGGATACCTGGGACCAGGAGAGCCACCGCCCCGAGGGACAGGCGGTGACACCGGAGCCCGTCTCCCATGG taTCTCCCCGCGGAAGGACCTAGGACCTGATCGTCGAGACGtgattaacaaaaataattaa
- the FAM178B gene encoding protein FAM178B produces the protein MAWPRTPFWGVPDEARPGPAMAPRPEGLRWYQIPLSSARVPRSVIFSYGFQSGLWRYRQLRVLKQLPVGRPVAPPPPGLLEPCSPSPPPARSPPRASHRSRGTGRARGERGPAQGVGVKGAVPLLLPQGGPWSPPRCPRGPSPRPKAAPRDPRVVPKTLPPPCPKAVARGGLVTPALPPQASLCPRGVCADPCAVPAAPRRSKGSPGTRKRVSRGRQPPGPAQPHANRRDVASRGSPACQVAPDRSSHVPVLPEAAVGSLGGEADGGQHTAAGTAPQQAGRSSGGHPVGPARGWVSSTDSEDDELIPLKDMLLAGDEPPSPADHQQAACPQPDPLANGLDSLAREKSCAGHPGVPSPCPNRHRGREQRQAATPPDDDGSWESPDEDTELPEEHRDFLAHYTVTPRFIPAVHPGEPIFCARSAPVPTLDTRGLKPQSALEGFFFSNSPACQAAFVRDGGLSLLYRCVPTCPLPVLRWLFQLMTLCPDATNASQALWEIWLSTGGEPWCPTAQDVSLAFAHLGADLSPLRRLLPPELCPTDRSLDPSCSPRRASPEATGTLALVTQLGDICKFLALCVVTQPCRYADGARLALVTLLSFLGLDRALRCQPLPELQHLLHCLLEGIRDWQQQLPALCLSLCQLSGHHHNLVALVQLLPDLTSRDRYVPARRAACRPEPPGLPPYPRPTRCRLRRHKAGRMRLPALTPLATGVRRAPGPPAASRMAPGMVVTGTEAGTGAWARTGPFLTLFPPLTRELRRHLSLRAMSRLLGEPPGTVPPPGAQAEVGAAREMGAVGHPLRCPGAPLGEPPPRPRALCRPQACYLSYSLLLLASNVVGTENPPAEQRGHLEQLCVQLDRQFGRGLHDSPRLLFRAQLKGLAALLYVKWQEMLGGSPSPLRGVSRAPSGAPRPPPTQ, from the exons ATGGCGTGGCCTCGGACGCCATTTTGGGGTGTCCCCGATGAggcccggcctggccccgccATGGCCCCCCGCCCCGAGGGGCTGCGCTGGTACCAGATCCCCCTCTCCTCCGCCCGCGTGCCCCGCTCCGTCATCTTCAGCTATGGCTTCCAGTCGGGCCTCTGGCGCTACCGGCAGCTCCGCGTCCTCAAACAACTCCCCGTGGGCCGCCCCgtcgccccgccgccccccggcctgttggagccctgctccccctctcccccgcctGCCCGTAGCCCTCCCCGGGCCTCCCACCGCTCCCGGGGCACCGGCAGGGCGCGAGGTGAGCgtggccctgcccagggggtGGGTGTGAAGGGAGCAGTGCCCCTCCTGTTGCCCCAGGGGGGACCCTGGTCACCCCCACGTTGTCCTCGTGGCCCTTCCCCGCGCCCCAAAGCGGCCCCCCGTGACCCCCGTGTTGTCCCCAAGACCCTCCCT CCCCCATGCCCCAAGGCGGTGGCGAGGGGGGGGCTAGTCACCCCTGCGTTGCCCCCACAGGCCTCCCTGTGCCCCAGGGGAGTCTGTGCTGACCCCTgtgctgtccccgcagccccccggcgaTCCAAGGGATCCCCTGGCACCAGGAAACGGGTGAGCAGAGGGCGGCAGCCTCCTGGCCCCGCTCAGCCCCATGCCAACCGGCGGGACGTGGCCAGCCGGGGCTCCCCAGCGTGCCAGGTGGCACCGGACCGTTCCAGCCATGTCCCGGTGCTGCCGGAGGCGGCTGTGGGGTCCCTGGGCGGGGAGGCCGACGGCGGGCAGCACACCGCAGCCGGGACGGCGCCGCAGCAGGCGGGCAGGAGCTCTGGGGGGCACCCAGTGGGCCCGGCGAGGGGGTGGGTGTCCTCCACAGACAGCGAGGACGATGAGCTGATCCCGCTGAAGGACATGCTGCTGGCAGGGGATGAGCCCCCGAGCCCCGCGGACCACCAGCAG GCTGCGTGCCCGCAGCCAGATCCGCTTGCCAACGGCCTGGATTCGCTAGCCCGGGAGAAGAG CTGTgctgggcaccccggggtgccctcGCCCTGCCCTAACCGTCACCGTGGCAGGGAGCAGCGCCAGGCAGCCACGCCGCCGGACGACGACGGCTCCTGGGAGTCCCCGGACGAGGACACTGAGCTGCCCGAGGAGCACAG GGATTTCCTCGCCCACTACACCGTGACACCCAGATTCATCCCCGCCGTCCACCCCGGGGAACCCATCTTCtgcgcccgctccgcgccggtGCCCACCCTGGACACCCGCGGGCTGAAGCCTCAGAGCGCGTTGGAGGGGTTTTTCTTCAG CAACTCCCCTGCTTGCCAGGCAGCTTTCGTCCGCGACGGGGGGCTCAGCCTGCTCTACCGCTGCGTGCCCACCTGCCCGCTGCCCGTCCTGCGCTGGCTCTTCCAG CTCATGACCCTCTGCCCGGACGCCACCAACGCTTCCCAGGCGCTGTGGGAGATCTGGCTGAGCACCGGGG GCGAGCCCTGGTGCCCCACGGCGCAGGACGTCAGCCTGGCTTTCGCCCATCTCGGCGCTGACCTGAGCCCCCTGCGCCGCCTGCTGCCCCCCGAGCTGTGCCCCACGGACAGGAG cctggatccctcctgctccccgagACGGGCGAGCCCCGAGGCCACCGGCACGCTGGCCCTGGTGACGCAGCTCGGTGACATCTGCAAG TTCCTGGCGCTGTGCGTGGTCACCCAGCCCTGCCGCTACGCCGACGGCGCCCGCCTGGCGCTTGTcaccctcctctccttcctcggCCTGGACCGGGCGTtgcgctgccagcccctgcccgaaCTGCAGCACCTTCTCCACTGCCTGCTGGAGGGCATCCGGGACTGGCAGCAGCAG CTGCCCGCTCTctgcctgtccctctgccagcTTTCCGGGCACCACCACAACCTGGTTGCCCTGGTGCAGCTCCTGCCAGACCTCACGAGCAGGGACAGGTACGTCCCCGCACGCCGCGCCGCTTGCCGGCCGGAGCCGCCAGGCCTCCCGCCCTACCCGCGCCCCACGCGTTG CCGGTTGCGCAGGCACAAAGCGGGCAGAATGCGGCTGCCGGCACTGACGCCCCTCGCCACGGGTGTCCGGAGGGCACCGGGGCCACCCGCCGCTTCACGGATGGCACCGGGGATGGTGGTGACGGGCACAGAGGCAGGGACGGGCGCTTGGGCGCGCACCGGACCCTTCCTCACGCTCTTCCCCCCTCTCACCAGGGAGCTTCGCCGGCATCTGAGCCTTCGCGCCATGTCCCGGCTGCTGGGGGAGCCGCCAGGCACCGTACCACCTCCCGGGGCGCAGGCGGAGGTGGGTGCAGCCAG GGAAATGGGTGCCGTGGGGCACCCCCTAAGGTGCCCCGGCGCCCCTTTGGGtgaaccccccccccgcccccgtgccCTCTGCCGCCCGCAGGCTTGCTACCTGAGctacagcctcctcctcctcgccagcAACGTGGTGGGCACCGAGAACCCCCCCGCCGAGCAGCGG ggccacctggagcagctctgcGTCCAGCTGGACCGGCAATTTGGGAGAGGGCTGCACGACAGCCCCAGGCTCCTCTTCCGTGCCCAGCTGAAGGGCCTGGCCGCCCTCCTCTACGTCAAgtggcaggagatgctgggggggtccccgtcccctctCCGGGGGGTGTCCCGAGCACCCTCGGGTGCCCCAAGGCCACCCCCTACCCAATAA
- the SEMA4C gene encoding semaphorin-4C isoform X1 has product MPRNPNGGRVCPSVCPPPPHPTSSPHQGGCVCVCVPPPAFFFGPGIMAPRRLLTLASLLALAAATAAATPGSSWSAVPRKTVPYAELKEAAKRFSQGGVSHYLTLMLDEAETLLYVGAREAVFALATGTVELKAAISWEAPVEKKAECIQKGKNNQTDCFNYVRFLQSYNSSHLYACGTYAFQPKCTYIELSGFTLDQVAFEDGKGKCPYDPTKGHTGLIVDGELYSATFNNFLGTEPVILRNLGPHYSMKTEYLTSWLNEPHFVASAYVQESAASSTGDDDKVYFFFSERAVEYDCYAEQVVARVARVCKGDVGGARTLQKKWTTFLKARLVCSAPEQQLHFNRLQAVFTLPAPDWQDTTFFGVFQARWGDVDVSAICRYHILEVKKAFEGPYKEYREQAQKWGRYSDEVPSPRPGAVSAAGGGRKGGEGAGSVRAPYRPPSVPLLSPQCITDWHRQNGFASSLELPDNTLNFAKKHPLMDEPILPHRGRPLLLKKDANFTQLVVDRVAGLDGTVYEVLFIGTGDGWVHKALNLGARVHLVEELQVFQPAQPVESLVLAGRKKLLFAGSRFQVAQLPLADCGRYQSCTDCVLARDPYCAWSRNASLCVRTDGLNGSQLVQDVLSSDTRACTLPQVAKQGPITPKNVTVVAGTDLVLTCRLGSNLAQALWTFEGRALAAEQALVLQDARLRALVVPGAGAQHSGTYRCFSEEQGARLGGEAYRVAVLAGPGLPLETRAPLESLGLVWVVAVCLGALCLVLVLVVLSLWRRLREELGKGAKAIESTLVYPIELPKEPPSPRFVPSAASDSDEKLWDPASYYYSDGSLKIVPGHAACRNGGPAPAGVSSPSPNAIPGQPLHSPTRIHLGPLRGSSSNGYIRLALGAEERPPCADLAEELRRKLQQRQPLPDSNPEESSV; this is encoded by the exons ATGCCCCGTAACCCTAACGGGGGCCGGGTGTGTCcgtctgtgtgtcccccccccccccaccccacgtccTCCCCACACCagggcgggtgtgtgtgtgtgtgtgtcccccccccggcttttttcTTCGGCCCCGGCATCATGGCCCCCCGCCGGCTGCTGACCCTCGCCTCGCTGCTGGCcctcgccgccgccaccgccgccgccaccccgggGTCCTCATGGAGCGCCGTGCCCCGAAAAACCGTCCCCTACGCGG agcTGAAGGAGGCGGCCAAGCGCTTCTCGCAGGGGGGGGTCTCGCACTACCTGACGCTGATGCTGGACGAGGCCGAGACGTTGCTCTACGTGGGGGCGCGCGAGGCCGTCTTCGCCCTGGCCACCGGCACCGTGGAGCTCAAAGCGGCG ATCTCCTGGGAAGCCCCCGTGGAGAAGAAAGCCGAGTGCATCCAGAAGGGCAAGAACAACCAG aCCGACTGCTTCAACTACGTGCGGTTCCTGCAGAGCTACAACAGCTCCCACCTCTACGCCTGCGGCACCTACGCCTTCCAGCCCAAGTGCACCTACATC GAACTCTCTGGCTTCACCCTGGACCAAGTGGCTTTCGAGGACGGCAAAGGGAAGTGTCCGTACGACCCCACCAAGGGACACACCGGCCTCATCGTGG ACGGGGAGCTGTACTCGGCCACCTTCAACAACTTCTTGGGCACGGAGCCCGTCATCCTCCGCAACCTGGGCCCCCACTACTCCATGAAGACGGAGTATCTCACCTCCTGGCTGAACG AGCCCCACTTCGTGGCTTCGGCTTACGTGCAGGAGAGCGCGGCCAGCAGCACGGGGGACGACGACAAGGTTTACTTCTTCTTCAGCGAGCGGGCGGTGGAGTACGACTGCTACGCCGAGCAGGTGGTGGCCCGCGTGGCGCGGGTCTGCAAG GGGGACGTCGGCGGCGCCCGCACCCTGCAGAAGAAGTGGACGACCTTCCTGAAGGCTCGCTTGGTTTGCTCGGCGCCCGAACAGCAGCTCCATTTCAACCGCCTCCAGGCCGTCTTCACCCTGCCGGCGCCCGACTGGCAGGACACCACCTTTTTTGGCGTCTTCCAGGCCCGTTG GGGGGACGTGGACGTCTCGGCTATTTGCCGTTACCACATCCTGGAGGTGAAGAAAGCCTTCGAGGGGCCCTACAAGGAATACCGGGAGCAGGCGCAGAAGTGGGGCCGGTACTCGGATGAAGTGCCGAGCCCCCGTCCCGGCGCGGTGAGCGCCGCCGGCGGCggtaggaagggaggagaaggcgCGGGATCCGTCCGCGCGCCTTATCGTCCCCCTTCCGTCCCCCTTCTGTCCCCCCAGTGCATCACCGACTGGCACCGCCAGAACGGCTTCGCCAGCTCCCTCGAGCTGCCCGACAACACCCTCAACTTCGCCAAGAAGCACCCGCTGATGGACGAGCCCATCCTGCCCCACCGCGGGCGCCCGCTCCTCCTCAAAAAAGACGCCAACTTCACCCAGCTGGTGGTCGACCGGGTGGCCGGCCTGGATGGCACCGTCTACGAGGTGCTCTTCATCGGCACAG GCGACGGCTGGGTGCACAAGGCGCTGAACCTGGGCGCTCGCGTCCATCTGGTGGAGGAGCTGCAGGTTTTCCAGCCGGCGCAGCCCGTGGAGAGCTTGGTCTTGGCCGGGCGCAAG AAGCTGCTCTTCGCCGGCTCCCGTTTCCAGGTGGCCCAGTTGCCGCTGGCCGACTGCGGCCGTTACCAGTCGTGCACGGATTGCGTCCTGGCCCGGGATCCCTACTGCGCCTGGAGCCGCAACGCCAGCCTCTGCGTCCGCACCGACGGCCTCAACGG GTCCCAGCTGGTGCAGGACGTGCTGAGCTCCGACACCCGCGCCTGCACCCTGCCGCAGGTGGCCAAGCAAG GACCCATCACCCCCAAAAACGTGACGGTGGTGGCCGGCACCGACCTGGTGCTGACGTGCCGCTTGGGTTCCAACCTGGCCCAGGCGCTGTGGACCTTCGAGGGCCGGGCGCTGGCGGCCGAGCAGGCGCTGGTGCTGCAGGACGCCCGGCTGCGGGCTCTGGTGGTGCCGGGAGCCGGTGCCCAACACAGCGGGACGTACCGTTGTTTTTCCGAAGAACAAGGCGCCCGTTTAGGAGGCGAGGCCTACCGGGTGGCCGTTTTAGCCGGTCCGGGGCTACCGCTGGAGACGCGGGCGCCGTTGGAAAGCCTGGGCTTGGTGTGGGTGGTGGCCGTCTGCCTGGGCGCCCTGTGCCTGGttttggtgctggtggtgctcTCGCTTTGGCGACGGTTGAGGGAGGAACTGGGCAAAGGCGCCAAAGCCATCGAGAGCACCCTGGTGTACCCCATCGAACTGCCCAAGGAACCCCCCAGTCCCCGCTTCGTCCCCAGCGCCGCCTCCGACTCGGATGAGAAGCTCTGGGATCCGGCGAGTTATTACTATTCGGACGGTTCGCTTAAAATCGTCCCGGGTCACGCCGCCTGCCGTAACGGCGGCCCGGCCCCTGCCGGCGTCTCGTCGCCGTCCCCCAACGCCATCCCCGGGCAACCCCTCCATTCGCCCACCCGCATCCACCTGGGACCCTTGCGGGGTTCCTCCTCCAACGGTTACATCCGCCTGGCGCTGGGTGCCGAGGAACGGCCGCCCTGCGCCGATCTGGCCGAGGAGCTGCGGCGCAAACTGCAGCAGCGCCAACCCCTGCCCGACTCCAACCCCGAGGAATCTTCGGTCTGA
- the SEMA4C gene encoding semaphorin-4C isoform X2: protein MPRNPNGGRVCPSVCPPPPHPTSSPHQGGCVCVCVPPPAFFFGPGIMAPRRLLTLASLLALAAATAAATPGSSWSAVPRKTVPYAELKEAAKRFSQGGVSHYLTLMLDEAETLLYVGAREAVFALATGTVELKAAISWEAPVEKKAECIQKGKNNQTDCFNYVRFLQSYNSSHLYACGTYAFQPKCTYIELSGFTLDQVAFEDGKGKCPYDPTKGHTGLIVDGELYSATFNNFLGTEPVILRNLGPHYSMKTEYLTSWLNEPHFVASAYVQESAASSTGDDDKVYFFFSERAVEYDCYAEQVVARVARVCKGDVGGARTLQKKWTTFLKARLVCSAPEQQLHFNRLQAVFTLPAPDWQDTTFFGVFQARWGDVDVSAICRYHILEVKKAFEGPYKEYREQAQKWGRYSDEVPSPRPGACITDWHRQNGFASSLELPDNTLNFAKKHPLMDEPILPHRGRPLLLKKDANFTQLVVDRVAGLDGTVYEVLFIGTGDGWVHKALNLGARVHLVEELQVFQPAQPVESLVLAGRKKLLFAGSRFQVAQLPLADCGRYQSCTDCVLARDPYCAWSRNASLCVRTDGLNGSQLVQDVLSSDTRACTLPQVAKQGPITPKNVTVVAGTDLVLTCRLGSNLAQALWTFEGRALAAEQALVLQDARLRALVVPGAGAQHSGTYRCFSEEQGARLGGEAYRVAVLAGPGLPLETRAPLESLGLVWVVAVCLGALCLVLVLVVLSLWRRLREELGKGAKAIESTLVYPIELPKEPPSPRFVPSAASDSDEKLWDPASYYYSDGSLKIVPGHAACRNGGPAPAGVSSPSPNAIPGQPLHSPTRIHLGPLRGSSSNGYIRLALGAEERPPCADLAEELRRKLQQRQPLPDSNPEESSV from the exons ATGCCCCGTAACCCTAACGGGGGCCGGGTGTGTCcgtctgtgtgtcccccccccccccaccccacgtccTCCCCACACCagggcgggtgtgtgtgtgtgtgtgtcccccccccggcttttttcTTCGGCCCCGGCATCATGGCCCCCCGCCGGCTGCTGACCCTCGCCTCGCTGCTGGCcctcgccgccgccaccgccgccgccaccccgggGTCCTCATGGAGCGCCGTGCCCCGAAAAACCGTCCCCTACGCGG agcTGAAGGAGGCGGCCAAGCGCTTCTCGCAGGGGGGGGTCTCGCACTACCTGACGCTGATGCTGGACGAGGCCGAGACGTTGCTCTACGTGGGGGCGCGCGAGGCCGTCTTCGCCCTGGCCACCGGCACCGTGGAGCTCAAAGCGGCG ATCTCCTGGGAAGCCCCCGTGGAGAAGAAAGCCGAGTGCATCCAGAAGGGCAAGAACAACCAG aCCGACTGCTTCAACTACGTGCGGTTCCTGCAGAGCTACAACAGCTCCCACCTCTACGCCTGCGGCACCTACGCCTTCCAGCCCAAGTGCACCTACATC GAACTCTCTGGCTTCACCCTGGACCAAGTGGCTTTCGAGGACGGCAAAGGGAAGTGTCCGTACGACCCCACCAAGGGACACACCGGCCTCATCGTGG ACGGGGAGCTGTACTCGGCCACCTTCAACAACTTCTTGGGCACGGAGCCCGTCATCCTCCGCAACCTGGGCCCCCACTACTCCATGAAGACGGAGTATCTCACCTCCTGGCTGAACG AGCCCCACTTCGTGGCTTCGGCTTACGTGCAGGAGAGCGCGGCCAGCAGCACGGGGGACGACGACAAGGTTTACTTCTTCTTCAGCGAGCGGGCGGTGGAGTACGACTGCTACGCCGAGCAGGTGGTGGCCCGCGTGGCGCGGGTCTGCAAG GGGGACGTCGGCGGCGCCCGCACCCTGCAGAAGAAGTGGACGACCTTCCTGAAGGCTCGCTTGGTTTGCTCGGCGCCCGAACAGCAGCTCCATTTCAACCGCCTCCAGGCCGTCTTCACCCTGCCGGCGCCCGACTGGCAGGACACCACCTTTTTTGGCGTCTTCCAGGCCCGTTG GGGGGACGTGGACGTCTCGGCTATTTGCCGTTACCACATCCTGGAGGTGAAGAAAGCCTTCGAGGGGCCCTACAAGGAATACCGGGAGCAGGCGCAGAAGTGGGGCCGGTACTCGGATGAAGTGCCGAGCCCCCGTCCCGGCGCG TGCATCACCGACTGGCACCGCCAGAACGGCTTCGCCAGCTCCCTCGAGCTGCCCGACAACACCCTCAACTTCGCCAAGAAGCACCCGCTGATGGACGAGCCCATCCTGCCCCACCGCGGGCGCCCGCTCCTCCTCAAAAAAGACGCCAACTTCACCCAGCTGGTGGTCGACCGGGTGGCCGGCCTGGATGGCACCGTCTACGAGGTGCTCTTCATCGGCACAG GCGACGGCTGGGTGCACAAGGCGCTGAACCTGGGCGCTCGCGTCCATCTGGTGGAGGAGCTGCAGGTTTTCCAGCCGGCGCAGCCCGTGGAGAGCTTGGTCTTGGCCGGGCGCAAG AAGCTGCTCTTCGCCGGCTCCCGTTTCCAGGTGGCCCAGTTGCCGCTGGCCGACTGCGGCCGTTACCAGTCGTGCACGGATTGCGTCCTGGCCCGGGATCCCTACTGCGCCTGGAGCCGCAACGCCAGCCTCTGCGTCCGCACCGACGGCCTCAACGG GTCCCAGCTGGTGCAGGACGTGCTGAGCTCCGACACCCGCGCCTGCACCCTGCCGCAGGTGGCCAAGCAAG GACCCATCACCCCCAAAAACGTGACGGTGGTGGCCGGCACCGACCTGGTGCTGACGTGCCGCTTGGGTTCCAACCTGGCCCAGGCGCTGTGGACCTTCGAGGGCCGGGCGCTGGCGGCCGAGCAGGCGCTGGTGCTGCAGGACGCCCGGCTGCGGGCTCTGGTGGTGCCGGGAGCCGGTGCCCAACACAGCGGGACGTACCGTTGTTTTTCCGAAGAACAAGGCGCCCGTTTAGGAGGCGAGGCCTACCGGGTGGCCGTTTTAGCCGGTCCGGGGCTACCGCTGGAGACGCGGGCGCCGTTGGAAAGCCTGGGCTTGGTGTGGGTGGTGGCCGTCTGCCTGGGCGCCCTGTGCCTGGttttggtgctggtggtgctcTCGCTTTGGCGACGGTTGAGGGAGGAACTGGGCAAAGGCGCCAAAGCCATCGAGAGCACCCTGGTGTACCCCATCGAACTGCCCAAGGAACCCCCCAGTCCCCGCTTCGTCCCCAGCGCCGCCTCCGACTCGGATGAGAAGCTCTGGGATCCGGCGAGTTATTACTATTCGGACGGTTCGCTTAAAATCGTCCCGGGTCACGCCGCCTGCCGTAACGGCGGCCCGGCCCCTGCCGGCGTCTCGTCGCCGTCCCCCAACGCCATCCCCGGGCAACCCCTCCATTCGCCCACCCGCATCCACCTGGGACCCTTGCGGGGTTCCTCCTCCAACGGTTACATCCGCCTGGCGCTGGGTGCCGAGGAACGGCCGCCCTGCGCCGATCTGGCCGAGGAGCTGCGGCGCAAACTGCAGCAGCGCCAACCCCTGCCCGACTCCAACCCCGAGGAATCTTCGGTCTGA